The Verrucomicrobiia bacterium genome contains the following window.
ACACCAAGTCGGCAGTGCGCTACGTCACCCGGTTTGAGGATGCCATGGTGCGGCTTGCTCTGAAGCACAAGGTCCACGGGGTGATCTGCGGGCACATCCACCGCGCGGAGCAGCGAACGATCCGGGGTCTGCTGTACCTGAACAGCGGCGACTGGGTGGAAAGTTGCACCGCTATTGCCGAGGACGAGGAGGGGCGGTTTGAGATCCTCCGATGGCATGAGCTGACCCGGCCGGTTGAGGCAGGCCCATCGGCCTCCGTCGCCACCGCCCCGCCGATGCCGCCGCCAGGGGCGGGCATCCCGGCGATACCGGGTCCCGCGCCCATCCGGCGCCAGAGGAGCGGTCCGCGTCCGGCTCATGCCCCGGATCGGTCGTTTGCTCTCCAACAGGAACTCACCGGAATTGTCGAAGGGCCCGTTTGAAAGCACCCAGGGTGACAGCTCGCTCCCGGGTTGCTCCGGAATCGCCAAAATGTCCGTGGCCCCAATCCCGCGTCACGGGGCGGCTCCAAGTGTTCCTGCCGGCCCCAGTGGGGGTTCGTCGGCCGGCATTGCCTGCGGAATCCGGAGAGGTTCCCGTGCGGAGGAGCGCCCTCCACGCCCGGGCCCGGGTGTCCGCATCACGACCCTCCGGCATCCCCGTGAGGTGGCAGGAGCAGTGCCTGCCCCATCCGGATCCGCGTCCCGGGTTCGACGCCCGGGTGGAGCGTGAATGCCGGCGGCGCGAACACGAGAATCGTGGAACCATGCTCGAACCATCCCAGCTCCTCGCCGCGCCGCGTGGCGAACCGGCATGGGAACTGCCTCGGCCCCGGGAAGCGGAGATGGGGACGAACGTCCAGGAAGTTGAGCCGGATGCCGGCCACAAGGATTGCGGCGACCGCGACGAGGGCCATCGGGTGCCCGGAGGTGAGGCGGAGGTGCAGCACCGCCCGTTCGTTGCGGCAAAAGAGCCGCTCCACCCGTCGCAGGGCGATCGGGTTCACATTCCACGTGTCTCCGCTGAAGTAGCTCACCCGCTCCACACAGGCATCCTGTGGCGCGTGGAACCGGTGGTACATTGCCGAGGTGAGGCGAAGCGTGACGTAGACCCCGTCGAGAAATGGGCCGGCGGCATCCAACCCCCCGAACAACTCCTGCAGGGAATAGGGAAACCCCTTTGCCTGATACGCCCGACCGGCTTCGACGCGTCCCATGCTTCCCACGATGCCGTCGCAGGGGCTGACAATCATGCGAGGATCTGGATCGAGCGGCCGGGCTCCCTCCCGGAGTTCCCGGGTGAAGCATTCCTGCAGGCTTTCAAAATGCCGGACGCGGGCCTCGCTGAGATCCAGGTCGGAGAAGAGGCGCCAAACACCGATGGAAAGACGGGTCAGGGGACGGCTCCGGATGCGGCTGTACCGTCCCATGAGGCGGGTGAGGAGCATCCGGGGCACACGGTTCGTCAGCAGGAAGTTCAGGTCTTCCTGGAGGAGCAGCCGGTCGCGGATGTGTTTCAGCATTCGCGCCGCGCGCCGCGCCCCGGTGACCGGCGGAAGGTGTGGCGGACCGGACGCGTCGGCCGGGGGCCGGGAG
Protein-coding sequences here:
- the psd gene encoding phosphatidylserine decarboxylase (Phosphatidylserine decarboxylase is synthesized as a single chain precursor. Generation of the pyruvoyl active site from a Ser is coupled to cleavage of a Gly-Ser bond between the larger (beta) and smaller (alpha chains). It is an integral membrane protein.) — translated: MLKHIRDRLLLQEDLNFLLTNRVPRMLLTRLMGRYSRIRSRPLTRLSIGVWRLFSDLDLSEARVRHFESLQECFTRELREGARPLDPDPRMIVSPCDGIVGSMGRVEAGRAYQAKGFPYSLQELFGGLDAAGPFLDGVYVTLRLTSAMYHRFHAPQDACVERVSYFSGDTWNVNPIALRRVERLFCRNERAVLHLRLTSGHPMALVAVAAILVAGIRLNFLDVRPHLRFPGPRQFPCRFATRRGEELGWFEHGSTILVFAPPAFTLHPGVEPGTRIRMGQALLLPPHGDAGGS